From the genome of Cryptococcus depauperatus CBS 7841 chromosome 1, complete sequence, one region includes:
- a CDS encoding dTDP-4-dehydrorhamnose reductase, protein MTTKNVAITGSSGLLGRAVAAHFIAEGDQVISLANSRADRDPRYTKLDLLDEDAVKAFFGTHKVDIVVHCAAERRPDVAEANPEKAAQINAAVPALLASLSRAQKFTLIYISTDYVFDGKNPPYEVDDIPNPLQMYGRQKLAGEKAILAEREQGAPVTILRVPILYGKTEYNAESAVNVLLDVVQDQSGKTYKMDARQVRFPTNVEDVSRVLHDLAHLDKSLPSILHYSSPGPALTKYDMTKIIAKHLKVPIDHVIKDTLVPTDATPRPENTQLDTKALQDLGIDINERQPFDQWWAKYVKEE, encoded by the exons ATGACGACTAAAAACGTTGCTATCACGG GATCTAGTGGTCTTCTTGGCCGTGCCGTTGCTGCTCATTTCATTGCTGAAGGAGACCAAGTCATCTCGCTTGCCAACAGTAGAGCTGACAGAGATCCTCGTTACACCAAGCTGGATcttcttgatgaagatgctgtAAAGGCTTTCTTTGGTACTCACAAGGTTGACA TTGTCGTGCATT GTGCGGCGGAACGCCGCCCAGATGTTGCTGAAGCT AACCCCGAGAAAGCTGCTCAA ATCAACGCGGCCGTTCCTGCCCTCCTGGCATCGCTTTCAAGGGCACAAAAATTCACTCTTATTTATATCTCTACCGACTATGTATTTGATGGTAAAAA TCCTCCATATGAAGTCGATGACATTCCGAACCCCCTACAGATGTACGGACGCCAGAAGCTTGCAGGTGAAAAGGCTATACTAGCAGAGCGGGAACAGGGTGCACCTGTCACCATTCTTCGTGTCCCCATATTGTACGGCAAGACAGAATACAATGCTGAATCTGCCGTGAACGTTTTGTTGGATGTGGTTCAAGACCAGAGCGGCAAGACCTACAAGATGGACGCCAGACAGGTCAGATTCCCTACCAACGTGGAGGATGTTAGTCGAGTTTTGCATGACCTTGCTC ACCTTGACAagtctcttccttctaTTTTGCATTATTCTTCTCCTGGACCCGCTCTCACTAAATACGATATGACTAAAATCATTGCTAAGCACCTCAAAGTGCCCATTGATCATGTGATTAAAGACACCCTTGTCCCCACCGATGCTACTCCACGACCAGAAAATACCCAACTTGACACGAAAGCACTCCAAGACTTGGGTATCGATATTAACGAGAGGCAGCCATTTGATCAATGGTGGGCCAAGTATGTCAAGGAAGAGTAA